One region of Brassica napus cultivar Da-Ae chromosome A10, Da-Ae, whole genome shotgun sequence genomic DNA includes:
- the LOC106419435 gene encoding RHOMBOID-like protein 3 yields MAIGDDDLENRMSAKHHHHRGIGSKGGDRTGFGPPPRPAPLVYGGDDALLSSSPQWTSWLVPMFVVANVIVFVVTMFVNNCPAHSHGPNRRCVATFLGRLSFEPLRNNPLFGPSSRTLEKLGSLEWDKVVEKHEGWRLLTCIWLHAGVIHLAANMLSLVFIGIRLEQQFGFVRIGVIYLLSGIGGSILSSLFIRNSISVGASGALFGLLGSMLSELLTNWTIYSNKIAALLTLLFVIAINLAIGILPHVDNFAHVGGFLTGFLLGFVLLARPQFKWLARENMPQGRRLTSKYKPYQYLLWLLSLALLVLGFVMALVLLFKGEDGNDHCRWCRYLRCIPTSRWSCDDV; encoded by the exons aTGGCCATAGGAGATGATGATCTGGAGAACCGAATGTCGGCGAAGCATCATCACCACCGAGGGATCGGAAGCAAAGGCGGCGACCGCACCGGATTCGGTCCCCCGCCTAGGCCTGCGCCGCTGGTGTACGGCGGCGACGACGCTTTGTTGTCATCGTCGCCGCAGTGGACGTCGTGGCTTGTTCCGATGTTCGTCGTCGCAAACGTAATAGTCTTCGTCGTCACGATGTTCGTCAACAACTGCCCCGCGCATTCTCACGGTCCTAACCGCCGCTGCGTCGCTACTTTCCTCGGGAGGCTCTCCTTCGAGCCTCTCCGTAACAACCCTCTCTTCGGCCCCTCTTCTCGCAC gtTGGAGAAGTTGGGATCACTCGAGTGGGACAAAGTTGTGGAGAAGCATGAAGGTTGGCGTCTCTTGACTTGTATATGGTTACACGCTGGTGTGATTCATCTTGCTGCTAATATGCTAAGCCTTGTGTTCATCGGTATACGCCTTGAGCAGCAATTCGGTTTCG TTAGGATTGGAGTTATATACCTATTATCAGGAATTGGAGGAAGCATATTGTCTTCTCTCTTTATTAGAAACAGTATCTCTGTTGGAGCTTCTGGCGCTCTTTTTGGACTTCTTGGCTCAATGCTTTCTGAACTTCTCACCAACTGGACTATCTACTCTAACAAG ATTGCGGCACTGTTGACGCTTTTGTTTGTCATTGCGATAAACCTGGCCATTGGGATTCTACCTCACGTTGATAACTTTGCTCACGTTGGTGGGTTTCTAACGGGGTTTCTCCTCGGTTTCGTGCTCCTGGCTCGTCCACAGTTCAAGTGGTTAGCAAGAGAGAATATGCCACAAGGCAGACGTCTGACTTCCAAATACAAGCCTTACCAATACCTATTGTGGCTCTTGTCCCTGGCTCTATTGGTCCTCGG gttcGTGATGGCGCTGGTGTTGCTATTCAAAGGAGAAGATGGCAATGATCACTGCCGCTGGTGTCGCTACCTGCGCTGCATTCCCACCTCAAGATGGAGTTGTGATGACGTCTGA
- the LOC106419481 gene encoding E3 ubiquitin-protein ligase XBAT33, with amino-acid sequence MGNSFGCSASGERLVSAARDGDYVEAKMLLDCNPCLAKYSTFGGLNSPLHFAAAKGHNEIVGLLLEKGADVNSRNYCGQTALMQACRYGHWEVVQTLLLFRCNVTRADYLAGRTALHFAAVNGHARCIRLVLADFVPSEQRNPLPESGVVVTPRNKSEQSALSKFVNKAADGGITALHMAALNGLFDCVQLLLDLEANVSAVTFHYGTSMDMIGAGSTPLHYAACGGNLKCCQILLARGARKMTLNCNGWLPIDIARMWSRHWLEPLLSPNSDVVIPLFPRSSYLSLPLLSILNIAREFGLQSTTISDEVDICAVCLERTCTVAAEGCEHQLCVRCALYLCSSSNVPSVTVDPPGSIPCPLCRHGIVSFKRLPSSLTKELKLPMSLGFCAPCMLHTGDARDQSSPTTEQQQQRSSKTRAASVSSDMFCPVTCSPFPSVNIPLCTCSDGTCPNFETHGAERDGEEHDESSPPPRVATEQEKVDEGQRLGKTTTCSSMFWGRRSCSRENQCNSEINA; translated from the exons ATGGGAAACTCGTTTGGTTGTTCTGCGTCGGGAGAGAGATTGGTATCAGCGGCGAGAGATGGTGATTACGTGGAAGCGAAGATGCTGCTCGATTGCAATCCTTGCCTCGCAAAGTACTCTACCTTCGGCGGTCTCAATTCTCCTTTACATTTCGCCGCCGCTAAAGGCCACAACGAG ATCGTGGGGTTGTTGCTGGAGAAAGGAGCTGATGTGAACTCCAGAAACTATTGCGGCCAG ACGGCATTGATGCAAGCTTGTAGATACGGACATTGGGAAGTTGTGcaaactcttcttctctttcgttGCAAT GTTACAAGAGCTGATTATTTAGCTGGAAGAACAGCGCTTCATTTCGCTGCTGTCAACGGTCACGCCAGGTGTATTAGACTGGTTTTGGCAGACTTTGTACCTAGTGAGCAACGAAACCCTCTTCCTGAGTCTGGTGTGGTGGTCACACCTAGGAACAAATCCGAACaaag TGCGTTGTCTAAATTTGTGAATAAGGCGGCTGACGGTGGAATCACAGCTCTTCACATGGCTGCCTTAAACGGATTGTTTGACTGCGTGCAGCTTTTGCTTGATCTTGAAGCTAATGTCTCCGCTGTGACGTTTCATTATGGAACATCGATGGATATGATTG GAGCAGGAAGCACGCCGTTGCACTATGCCGCTTGTGGTGGGAATCTGAAATGTTGTCAG ATTCTCCTTGCAAGAGGTGCAAGAAAGATGACATTGAACTGTAATGG GTGGCTACCAATTGACATAGCAAGGATGTGGAGTCGTCACTGGTTAGAACCTTTGCTTTCGCCAAACTCTGATGTCGTCATTCCACTCTTCCCTCGTTCCAGCTACTTATCATTGCCTCTTTTAAGTATACTCAACATCGCAAG AGAGTTTGGGTTGCAGTCAACAACCATCTCAGATGAGGTTGATATCTGTGCGGTTTGCCTGGAGAGAACATGCACTGTTGCTGCTGAAGGTTGTGAGCATCAGCTATGTGTGAGATGCGCGTTATATCTTTGCTCATCGAGCAACGTCCCTTCGGTGACAGTTGATCCTCCCGGTTCGATTCCTTGTCCTCTTTGCAGACACGGAATAGTATCTTTCAAACGGCTCCCAAGCTCTCTGACCAAAGAACTTAAGTTACCTATGTCGCTTGGCTTCTGTGCGCCGTGTATGCTCCACACGGGAGACGCAAGAGATCAGTCCTCACCGACAACAGAACAGCAGCAGCAGCGTAGTAGCAAGACTCGAGCAGCCTCGGTTTCATCTGATATGTTCTGTCCGGTGACGTGTAGTCCATTCCCTTCAGTCAACATTCCATTGTGCACGTGCAGCGATGGAACGTGTCCGAACTTTGAGACGCATGGAGCAGAGAGAGATGGTGAAGAACACGACGagtcttctcctcctcctcgggTGGCGACTGAGCAGGAGAAGGTGGATGAAGGGCAGAGACTTGGGAAGACAACAACTTGCTCGAGCATGttttggggaagaagaagctgtagCAGAGAGAACCAATGCAACTCAGAGATCAATGCCTGA
- the LOC106419075 gene encoding leucine-rich repeat receptor protein kinase EMS1 has translation MAFLRASTFLFLLFISVSSASTSERSSLLSFKASLETSPSPSPLSSWNLSSPSPCTWLGVTCRFGKVNSLSLPSLSLKGNLPPSLFSSLPFLTALDLSDNSLSGLIPPQLGHLKHLQTLSLSGNSLTGPLPSRLVGILPRLLYLDLSNNRLSGPLPPSFLLSFPALSSLDVSNNSLSGLIPPEIGKLTNLSDLYMGENKLSGLIPPQIGFLSSLKNFIAPSCLFKGPLPNEISNLKKLAKLDLSYNPLNSPIPKSIGELHNLTMLNLVSTELNGLIPREIGECKSLKTLMLSFNDLSGGLPLELSEIPLLSFSAEKNRLSGRLPSWIGKWKELESLLLSSNRFSGEIPHEIQFCPVLKHLSLANNLLTGLIPRELCGSGALEDIDLSVNFLSGGIEEVFVGCTNLQQLALTNNEINGSIPEYLSNLMALDLDSNNFTGEIPVSLWNSTNLMEFSASYNRLGGYLPPEIGNAVSLKRLVLSDNQLRGVIPREIGKLTSLSFLNLNSNELQGEIPTELGDCTSLTTLDLGHNNLQGEIPVKITALAQLQCLVLSHNNLSGSIPSKPSAYFHQTEMPDLSFLQHRGIFDLSHNGLTGPIPEELGDCVVVVEILLSNNHLSGEIPSSLSRLTNLTNLDLSGNSLTGSIPEELGHSPKLQGLNLANNHLSGHIPKSFGLLGSLVKLNLSKNNLDGSLPASLGNLKELTHMDLSFNKLTGELPSELSKMLNLVGIYIQQNRLSGSVESLFCSSSAWKVETVNFSVNLLTGTLPGSLGNLSYLTNLDLHQNHFTGGIPSELGSLMQLELLDVSENNISGDIPTQICGLTSLRFLNLAKNRLQGEVPSEGVCNDPSKALFSGNKALCGRVIGLDCKSDEKTLLSAWGLSGIVIGTMIIVLAALFSLRRYVTRRRVNDPEESFVDDQNLYFLSGSRSREPLSINVAMFEQPLLKVSLADIVEGTDRFCKKNIIGDGGFGTVYKACLHGGKTVAVKKLSDAKTQGNREFMAEMETLGKVKHPNLVSLIGYCSFSEEKLLVYEYMVNGSLDHWLRNQTGILDVLDWSKRLKIAVGAARGLAFLHHGFIPHIIHRDIKASNILLDSEFEPKVADFGLARLISACETHVSTIIAGTFGYIPPEYGQSARATTKGDVYSFGVILLELVTGKEPTGPDFKESEGGNLVGWVVQKINKGRAVDVLDPLVVTAGFKQAMLRVLQIAVHCIAATPASRPTMLDVLKSLKEL, from the coding sequence atgGCGTTTCTCAGAGCTTCCACGTTCCTGTTTCTCCTCTTCATCTCCGTTTCCTCTGCCTCCACCTCAGAAAGGAGCTCTCTTTTGTCCTTCAAAGCCTCCCTCGAgacctctccctctccctctcctctCTCTTCATGGAACCTCTCGTCTCCCTCCCCCTGCACCTGGCTCGGCGTCACTTGCCGTTTCGGGAAagtgaactctctctctctcccttcacTGTCCCTAAAAGGAAACTTACCTCCTTCCCTCTTCTCCTCCCTCCCTTTCCTCACCGCCCTCGACCTCTCCGACAACTCCCTCTCCGGCCTCATCCCTCCTCAGCTCGGCCACCTCAAACACCTCCAAACCCTCTCCCTCTCCGGCAACTCCCTCACCGGCCCCCTCCCGAGTCGACTCGTCGGAATCTTGCCTCGCCTCCTCTACCTCGACCTGAGCAACAACCGCCTCTCGGGCCCTCTCCCTCCCTCCTTCCTCCTCAGCTTCCCGGCTCTCTCCTCCCTCGACGTCTCCAACAACTCTCTCTCGGGCCTTATCCCTCCGGAGATCGGGAAGCTGACCAACCTCTCCGACCTCTACATGGGGGAGAACAAACTCTCCGGCCTCATCCCGCCGCAGATCGGCTTCCTCTCCTCCCTCAAGAACTTCATCGCCCCCTCTTGCCTCTTCAAAGGACCGTTACCAAACGAAATCTCGAACCTCAAGAAGTTAGCTAAGCTCGACCTTTCTTACAACCCACTCAACTCTCCCATCCCCAAATCAATCGGAGAGTTACATAACCTCACAATGCTGAACCTCGTCTCCACTGAACTCAACGGTTTGATCCCTAGGGAGATTGGTGAGTGTAAGTCTCTCAAAACGTTGATGCTTTCCTTCAACGACCTCTCTGGTGGTTTACCTTTGGAGCTATCAGAGATTCCTTTGCTGTCCTTCTCCGCTGAGAAGAATCGCCTCTCTGGTCGGTTACCTTCTTGGATCGGTAAATGGAAGGAGCTAGAGTCGCTTCTGCTTTCCAGCAACCGGTTCTCAGGAGAGATccctcatgagattcagttttGTCCAGTGCTGAAGCATCTTAGTTTAGCTAACAACTTGTTAACCGGTTTGATTCCTAGAGAGCTTTGTGGTTCAGGTGCGTTGGAAGATATTGATCTCTCTGTGAACTTCCTCTCCGGAGGCATAGAGGAAGTGTTCGTTGGATGTACTAATCTTCAACAGCTGGCTCTTACCAACAACGAGATCAACGGTTCGATACCTGAGTATCTTTCTAACCTGATGGCGCTTGACTTGGACTCCAACAACTTCACTGGAGAGATCCCTGTTAGTCTCTGGAACTCGACGAACTTAATGGAGTTTTCAGCTTCTTACAACCGTCTAGGAGGGTATCTACCTCCAGAGATAGGCAATGCAGTGTCCTTAAAGCGTCTTGTGCTCAGTGATAACCAGCTGAGAGGTGTGATCCCAAGAGAGATTGGGAAGCTGACTTCTTTATCGTTCTTGAATCTGAATTCAAACGAGCTTCAAGGAGAGATACCAACCGAGCTCGGAGACTGTACTTCTCTGACTACATTGGACCTTGGACACAACAATCTCCAAGGAGAGATTCCAGTAAAGATCACAGCTCTTGCTCAGCTTCAGTGCCTTGTCCTCTCTCACAACAACCTCTCCGGCTCCATTCCTTCGAAGCCTTCCGCTTACTTCCACCAGACGGAGATGCCTGATCTGAGCTTTCTCCAGCACCGTGGGATATTCGATCTCTCCCACAACGGACTCACCGGTCCTATACCTGAGGAGCTAGGCGACTGTGTAGTAGTAGTTGAGATTTTACTAAGCAACAATCATCTCTCTGGAGAGATCCCATCTTCGCTCTCACGTTTAACCAACTTGACTAATCTTGATCTCTCTGGAAACAGCCTCACCGGCTCCATCCCTGAGGAGTTAGGCCACTCTCCTAAGCTGCAGGGACTCAACTTAGCTAATAATCACCTCAGTGGACACATACCGAAGAGTTTCGGCCTTTTGGGTAGCTTGGTGAAGCTGAACTTGAGCAAGAATAACCTTGATGGTTCTCTTCCCGCTTCTCTTGGGAACTTGAAAGAGCTGACGCACATGGACTTGAGCTTTAACAAGCTTACCGGCGAGCTTCCTTCAGAACTCTCTAAAATGCTCAACTTAGTAGGCATCTATATTCAGCAGAACAGGCTCTCAGGGTCTGTGGAGAGCCTCTTCTGCAGCTCATCGGCGTGGAAGGTTGAGACAGTGAACTTCAGCGTTAACTTGTTGACAGGAACCTTGCCGGGATCGTTGGGGAACTTGTCGTACTTGACAAACTTGGATCTGCACCAGAATCACTTCACAGGGGGAATCCCTTCAGAGCTTGGGAGTCTCATGCAGTTAGAGCTCCTTGACGTCTCTGAGAACAACATCTCCGGAGATATACCAACGCAGATCTGTGGATTGACTAGTCTACGGTTCTTGAATTTGGCAAAGAACAGGTTACAAGGAGAAGTACCGAGCGAAGGTGTTTGTAATGATCCTTCCAAGGCATTGTTCTCTGGGAACAAAGCGTTGTGTGGGAGAGTGATTGGTTTGGATTGCAAGAGTGATGAGAAGACTTTGCTAAGTGCTTGGGGACTCTCAGGGATAGTGATAGGGACCATGATCATTGTCCTTGCAGCTCTTTTCTCTCTGCGGAGATATGTTACGAGAAGGAGAGTGAATGATCCAGAGGAAAGCTTCGTCGATGATCAGAACCTCTACTTCTTGAGCGGAAGCAGATCGAGAGAGCCGTTAAGCATCAACGTGGCTATGTTCGAGCAGCCGCTTCTCAAGGTGAGTTTAGCAGACATCGTGGAAGGAACCGACCGTTTCTGCAAGAAAAACATCATAGGAGACGGCGGGTTCGGGACGGTTTACAAAGCGTGCTTACACGGAGGGAAGACAGTAGCGGTGAAGAAGCTGAGCGATGCCAAGACTCAGGGGAACAGAGAGTTCATGGCGGAGATGGAGACTCTAGGGAAAGTGAAGCATCCTAATCTTGTCTCTTTGATTGGTTACTGCTCCTTCAGCGAAGAGAAGCTTCTTGTCTACGAGTACATGGTGAACGGAAGCTTAGACCATTGGTTGAGGAACCAGACAGGGATCCTGGACGTGCTAGACTGGTCCAAACGGTTGAAGATAGCGGTGGGAGCTGCGAGGGGGTTAGCTTTCTTGCACCACGGTTTCATCCCTCACATCATCCACAGAGACATCAAGGCGAGCAACATTCTTCTAGACAGCGAGTTTGAGCCTAAGGTTGCGGATTTTGGGTTGGCGAGGCTGATCAGCGCGTGTGAGACTCACGTGAGTACCATCATCGCGGGCACGTTTGGGTATATTCCACCGGAGTATGGTCAGAGCGCACGAGCCACGACCAAGGGAGATGTGTATAGCTTTGGGGTGATTTTGCTGGAGCTGGTGACGGGGAAAGAGCCAACGGGTCCTGACTTTAAAGAGAGTGAAGGAGGGAACTTGGTTGGTTGGGTTGTTCAGAAGATCAACAAAGGGAGAGCTGTGGATGTTTTGGACCCTCTGGTTGTGACAGCGGGTTTCAAACAGGCCATGCTACGTGTGCTTCAGATCGCTGTGCATTGTATTGCTGCGACGCCTGCTAGTCGTCCGACTATGTTAGATGTCCTGAAGTCTCTCAAGGAGTTATAG
- the LOC106419087 gene encoding ribonucleoside-diphosphate reductase large subunit isoform X1 yields MQERAKALNMHVVKRDGWVETLHLDKITARLKKLSYGLSSYRCDILLVAREVYARVYDEITTSQVDELAAETAASMACNHPDYASLAARIAVSNLHKNTQKSFSETVAYMYNYVNEGSGLNASLIAENVFSIVSENAKRLDREMVYDRDFEYDYFEFKTLERLYLLKVQGKVVERPQHMLMRVAVGIHLRDIDSAIKSYHLMSKRLFTHASPALLNAGSPRPQLSSCFLTCMKDDSIEGIYNTVKECAVLPKSAGSIGVSLHNIRGTKGISYGIGKTLDVFKATTRFLDQGGGEGGGVTVYLEPWHADISEFLDHLWKSHGKEEHRARDLFYALWVPDLFMERALGDEHWSLFCPNEAPGLADCWGPEFERLYTKYEREGKAKKVVKAQELWNEIVTSQLETGMPYMLFKDSCNRKSNQQNLGTINSSSGLCSGVIQYSSPTETAVCNLASIVLPRFVRDKDVPMDSHPSELAGSLGSKNHYFDFHSLAKVTASVTNDLDRIIDANYYPLESAKTSNMRHRPIGIGVQGLADVFILLGMPFDSPEALQLNTDIFETIYYHALKASSELSARDGAYETYKGSPMSKGILQPDMWNVTPSDRWDWDFLRDMILKNGVRNSLLVSLAGNNKGLEPCASNIINNGGLSGEFTIVNRHLLHDLTNMGLWSQRMKKVLISENGSIGNIPEIPDDLKAIYRTAWEVKKRTLVKMAVGRGGYVDQSQSFNIHLNEPSRLNVTDLHFYTWFQGLKVGMQHLLLRATKTHAALLLT; encoded by the exons ATGCAAGAGCGTGCTAAAGCTTtg AATATGCACGTAGTGAAGCGCGATGGATGGGTGGAAACTCTTCACTTGGATAAGATTACTGCGCGACTTAAGAAACTTAGCTATGGGCTTAGCAGTTACCGCTGTGACATTCTCCTGGTAGCTCGTGAAGTTTATGCCCGTGTCTATGACGAAATCACTACGAGTCAAGTTGACGAGTTGGCTGCTGAGACTGCTGCTTCCATGGCTTGTAACCATCCTGATTATGCCTCc CTGGCTGCAAGGATTGCTGTCTCAAATCTCCACAAGAACACACAGAAATCATTTTCTGAGAC GGTTGCGTACATGTACAATTATGTCAATGAGGGATCGGGACTGAATGCTTCTCTAATAGCTGAGAATGTATTTTCGATAGTTTCGGAG AATGCTAAACGTCTGGACAGGGAGATGGTATATGATCGTGATTTTGAATATGATTACTTTGAATTTAAGACGCTTGAGAGATTGTACCTCTTGAAAGTCCAAGGGAAAGTCGTTGAAAGGCCTCAGCACATGTTGATGAGGGTTGCTGTTGGCATCCATTTGAGAGATATTGATTCTGCAATCAAAAGTTACCATTTGATGTCTAAGAGATTGTTCACTCATGCATCTCCTGCTCTCTTAAACGCAGGCTCGCCAAGGCCTCAA TTGAGCAGCTGCTTTCTTACCTGCATGAAAGATGATAGCATCGAGGGCATATACAATACAGTCAAAGAGTGTGCTGTTCTACCCAAATCTGCAGGCAGTATTGGTGTTTCTCTTCATAACATCCGTGGCACAAAGGGAATCTCTTATGGTATTGGTAAAACGCTGGATGTTTTCAAAGCTACTACTCGTTTTCTTGATCAAGGAGGAG GTGAAGGAGGAGGCGTTACAGTATACCTGGAGCCATGGCATGCTGATATTTCTGAGTTTCTAGATCATCTTTGGAAGAGCCACGGAAAG GAGGAGCACAGGGCTAGAGACTTGTTTTATGCTCTCTGGGTTCCTGATCTTTTCATGGAGAGAGCCCTTGGGGATGAGCACTGGTCATTGTTTTGTCCTAATGAAGCTCCAGGTTTAGCAGATTGCTGGGGACCGGAATTTGAGAGACTGTACACAAAGTATGAAAGAGAG GGAAAGGCAAAGAAGGTCGTTAAGGCGCAAGAGCTTTGGAATGAAATCGTGACATCCCAGCTAGAAACAGGAATGCCATACATGCTTTTCAAG gaTTCATGCAACAGAAAAAGCAATCAGCAAAATCTTGGTACCATAAACTCCTCCTCCGGCTTATGCAGTGGAGTTATTCAATACAGCAGTCCAACAGAAACAGCTGTGTGCAATCTTGCATCCATTGTTTTGCCCAGATTTGTTAGGGATAAA GATGTTCCAATGGACTCTCATCCATCTGAGCTTGCCGGCAGCCTAGGCTCAAAGAATCATTACTTTGATTTTCACAGCTTAGCCAAG GTAACTGCTAGTGTTACTAATGATCTCGATAGGATAATAGACGCAAATTACTATCCTCTAGAGAGTGCAAAAACTTCGAACATGCGTCATAGGCCTATTGGTATTGGTGTACAAGGTCTTGCAGACGTCTTTATCCTCCTTGGAATGCCATTTGATTCTCCAGAG GCCCTACAACTGAATACGGATATATTTGAAACCATATACTACCATGCTCTCAAAGCATCTTCAGAGCTTTCTGCAAGAGATGGCGCGTATGAAACATATAAAGGAAGTCCCATGAGCAAG GGGATTCTTCAACCTGACATGTGGAATGTGACTCCATCAGACCGTTGGGACTGGGATTTTCTTAGGGATATGATATTAAAGAATGGAGTGAGGAACTCTCTTTTGGTATCATTGGCTGGGAACAacaaaggtttggagccttgtgCATCAAACATCATCAATAACGGAGGGTTAAG TGGTGAATTTACAATCGTGAATAGGCATCTTCTTCACGATTTAACTAATATGGGACTTTGGTCTCAGAGAATGAAAAAGGTTCTCATTAGTGAGAATGGTTCTATAGGAAATATCCCAGAGATACCTGATGATCTGAAAGCAATTTACAG AACTGCTTGGgaagttaaaaaaagaactttGGTCAAGATGGCCGTTGGTCGTGGAGGCTATGTAGATCAAAGTCAAAGCTTTAACATTCACTTGAATGAACCAAGCCGCCTCAATGTCACTGACTTGCACTTCTACACTTGGTTTcag GGTTTAAAAGTCGGAATGCAGCACCTGCTATTACGTGCTACAAAGACACATGCTGCGCTTTTGCTTACCTAG
- the LOC106419087 gene encoding ribonucleoside-diphosphate reductase large subunit isoform X2, giving the protein MPVSMTKSLRVKLTSWLLRLLLPWLVTILIMPSIVSENAKRLDREMVYDRDFEYDYFEFKTLERLYLLKVQGKVVERPQHMLMRVAVGIHLRDIDSAIKSYHLMSKRLFTHASPALLNAGSPRPQLSSCFLTCMKDDSIEGIYNTVKECAVLPKSAGSIGVSLHNIRGTKGISYGIGKTLDVFKATTRFLDQGGGEGGGVTVYLEPWHADISEFLDHLWKSHGKEEHRARDLFYALWVPDLFMERALGDEHWSLFCPNEAPGLADCWGPEFERLYTKYEREGKAKKVVKAQELWNEIVTSQLETGMPYMLFKDSCNRKSNQQNLGTINSSSGLCSGVIQYSSPTETAVCNLASIVLPRFVRDKDVPMDSHPSELAGSLGSKNHYFDFHSLAKVTASVTNDLDRIIDANYYPLESAKTSNMRHRPIGIGVQGLADVFILLGMPFDSPEALQLNTDIFETIYYHALKASSELSARDGAYETYKGSPMSKGILQPDMWNVTPSDRWDWDFLRDMILKNGVRNSLLVSLAGNNKGLEPCASNIINNGGLSGEFTIVNRHLLHDLTNMGLWSQRMKKVLISENGSIGNIPEIPDDLKAIYRTAWEVKKRTLVKMAVGRGGYVDQSQSFNIHLNEPSRLNVTDLHFYTWFQGLKVGMQHLLLRATKTHAALLLT; this is encoded by the exons ATGCCCGTGTCTATGACGAAATCACTACGAGTCAAGTTGACGAGTTGGCTGCTGAGACTGCTGCTTCCATGGCTTGTAACCATCCTGATTATGCC TTCGATAGTTTCGGAG AATGCTAAACGTCTGGACAGGGAGATGGTATATGATCGTGATTTTGAATATGATTACTTTGAATTTAAGACGCTTGAGAGATTGTACCTCTTGAAAGTCCAAGGGAAAGTCGTTGAAAGGCCTCAGCACATGTTGATGAGGGTTGCTGTTGGCATCCATTTGAGAGATATTGATTCTGCAATCAAAAGTTACCATTTGATGTCTAAGAGATTGTTCACTCATGCATCTCCTGCTCTCTTAAACGCAGGCTCGCCAAGGCCTCAA TTGAGCAGCTGCTTTCTTACCTGCATGAAAGATGATAGCATCGAGGGCATATACAATACAGTCAAAGAGTGTGCTGTTCTACCCAAATCTGCAGGCAGTATTGGTGTTTCTCTTCATAACATCCGTGGCACAAAGGGAATCTCTTATGGTATTGGTAAAACGCTGGATGTTTTCAAAGCTACTACTCGTTTTCTTGATCAAGGAGGAG GTGAAGGAGGAGGCGTTACAGTATACCTGGAGCCATGGCATGCTGATATTTCTGAGTTTCTAGATCATCTTTGGAAGAGCCACGGAAAG GAGGAGCACAGGGCTAGAGACTTGTTTTATGCTCTCTGGGTTCCTGATCTTTTCATGGAGAGAGCCCTTGGGGATGAGCACTGGTCATTGTTTTGTCCTAATGAAGCTCCAGGTTTAGCAGATTGCTGGGGACCGGAATTTGAGAGACTGTACACAAAGTATGAAAGAGAG GGAAAGGCAAAGAAGGTCGTTAAGGCGCAAGAGCTTTGGAATGAAATCGTGACATCCCAGCTAGAAACAGGAATGCCATACATGCTTTTCAAG gaTTCATGCAACAGAAAAAGCAATCAGCAAAATCTTGGTACCATAAACTCCTCCTCCGGCTTATGCAGTGGAGTTATTCAATACAGCAGTCCAACAGAAACAGCTGTGTGCAATCTTGCATCCATTGTTTTGCCCAGATTTGTTAGGGATAAA GATGTTCCAATGGACTCTCATCCATCTGAGCTTGCCGGCAGCCTAGGCTCAAAGAATCATTACTTTGATTTTCACAGCTTAGCCAAG GTAACTGCTAGTGTTACTAATGATCTCGATAGGATAATAGACGCAAATTACTATCCTCTAGAGAGTGCAAAAACTTCGAACATGCGTCATAGGCCTATTGGTATTGGTGTACAAGGTCTTGCAGACGTCTTTATCCTCCTTGGAATGCCATTTGATTCTCCAGAG GCCCTACAACTGAATACGGATATATTTGAAACCATATACTACCATGCTCTCAAAGCATCTTCAGAGCTTTCTGCAAGAGATGGCGCGTATGAAACATATAAAGGAAGTCCCATGAGCAAG GGGATTCTTCAACCTGACATGTGGAATGTGACTCCATCAGACCGTTGGGACTGGGATTTTCTTAGGGATATGATATTAAAGAATGGAGTGAGGAACTCTCTTTTGGTATCATTGGCTGGGAACAacaaaggtttggagccttgtgCATCAAACATCATCAATAACGGAGGGTTAAG TGGTGAATTTACAATCGTGAATAGGCATCTTCTTCACGATTTAACTAATATGGGACTTTGGTCTCAGAGAATGAAAAAGGTTCTCATTAGTGAGAATGGTTCTATAGGAAATATCCCAGAGATACCTGATGATCTGAAAGCAATTTACAG AACTGCTTGGgaagttaaaaaaagaactttGGTCAAGATGGCCGTTGGTCGTGGAGGCTATGTAGATCAAAGTCAAAGCTTTAACATTCACTTGAATGAACCAAGCCGCCTCAATGTCACTGACTTGCACTTCTACACTTGGTTTcag GGTTTAAAAGTCGGAATGCAGCACCTGCTATTACGTGCTACAAAGACACATGCTGCGCTTTTGCTTACCTAG